A single genomic interval of Camelus bactrianus isolate YW-2024 breed Bactrian camel chromosome 15, ASM4877302v1, whole genome shotgun sequence harbors:
- the DPY30 gene encoding protein dpy-30 homolog isoform X2, translating into MEPEQMLEGQTQVAENPHSEYGLTDNVERIVENEKINAEKSSKQKVDLQSLPTRAYLDQTVVPILLQGLAVLAKERPPNPIEFLASYLLKNKAQFEDRN; encoded by the exons ATGGAGCCAGAGCAGATGCTGGAAGGACAGACGCAG gttgCAGAAAATCCCCACTCTGAGTATGGTCTCACAGACAACGTCGAG AGGATagtagaaaatgagaaaattaatgcAGAAAAGTCATCAAAACAGAAAGTGGATCTCCAGTCTTTGCCAACTCGTGCCTATCTGGATCAGACAGTTGTGCCTATCTTATTGCAAGGACTTGCTGTGCTTGCAAAGGAAAG acCACCAAATCCCATTGAATTTCTAGCatcatatcttttaaaaaacaaggcACAGTTTGAAGATCGAAACTGA
- the DPY30 gene encoding protein dpy-30 homolog isoform X1 — protein MRAPDRGLSHPAPLLLRVLPRPGLVSGDCDLQGLPWSQSRCWKDRRRLQKIPTLSMVSQTTSRLLCIRQNYRHEPNSIKLWAACFICCTDTSWYKLASSQEVELRK, from the exons ATGCGGGCGCCCGATCGTGGACTGTCCCATCCTGCTCCTCTACTGCTCCGGGTGCTCCCGCGCccag GACTGGTATCCGGGGACTGTGACTTGCAGGGTCTGCCATGGAGCCAGAGCAGATGCTGGAAGGACAGACGCAG gttgCAGAAAATCCCCACTCTGAGTATGGTCTCACAGACAACGTCGAG GTTGCTTTGCATCAGGCAAAACTATCGTCATGAACCAAATAGTATCAAATTATGGGCAGCTTGTTTTATTTGCTGTACTGATACTTCGTGGTACAAATTAGCTTCGAGTCAAGAGGTTGAACTTCGAAAATga